In the genome of Caldisphaera lagunensis DSM 15908, the window TGTTTTGCTATTAAATACATCACCTGCAAAGTCAGCAGCAGTTATATAACCCTTTTGTCTCGATTTTTCCCATAAAATTGGCATGAATAACATTGCAATAGCAAAAGTTATAGCAACATATGGAACTGCAAAGAAACCAACAGCGCCGCTTGCGTATACTAAAGATGGAACTGCAACAAAAGTATATGCAGTATATAAATCTGCTCCAACCAAAAACCACACCAAAATTACTCCTAATTTTCTACCAGCTAATGCCCATTCATGGAGTTGGCTTAAATCTCCTCTTCTCCACCTTGATCCAAAAAATCCTAGAAAAACAAATACTGCAAATAATACCCAAAAGACTATCCAGCCAACTAAGCCAAACATAAATTTCACCTTTTTCTATCCCATATATATGCAGCTATTGCAAATAGTATACCTGATAATGCTAGCCAGAGTGTTTGATACCAATAAAAAAAGCTAAGTCCTCCTAATGTGGGTTCTACTTTATTATACGTTGGATATAACAAGTAAACCAAAAATGGTATTATTAATAGAATAGCAATAATAATTATTTCACCACTACTTAATCTCTTATTCCCTTCCTTCAAAATGGTCACCTAACTGCATAAAAAGATATACAATACAGTATAAAAATTTTTCGAATATTATATTTACAACAAAAGAAAAAACCTCCTTTGAGCTGGGAAAAAGTTGCTAAAGCGAACTACCCCGCCTTACAGAGGTAGCATACCCCATATCTCGATGAGAATTTCCTGATTTTTAGAGCCACATCGATATTCATCTACGCATATAGAGGAAACTCTATCAAACGGATTCTTTTGTTATGCCCCATGTGGAAGTGAGGTTAAAGAAGATTTGCCCTCCACAAGCTTGAAGTCCTCCATCCCGGGGATATGGCCCGCTCTTTCGACCAAGGCTAACTTTTCATAGTTTTTACACAAATAAAAATTTCTATAAAAATCCATCCCTCGCAGAAAAGGACTTTCATTCCTTAACTCCATAAAATTAAAAGTATGCATAATCCATTTAAAATTTTCTCATACATAGATTATGGGGATAGAAAAATGGAAAGAGTTGAAAAAGTGAAGAATCTGATAGTTGAAGATCCAGAAAACATTTGGATGGAATACGATAAAGTTGGAGATACACTATATATAGGTTTTAGTAAAGATGAAGAAGAAGAGACAATTATGCTAGAAAACGATATGATTATTAATATAAAAGATAATAGGCTTATATCATTATTAATTCCTAACTTTAAAGAAAAAACTAACATCTAAAGAATAAATTTGAAGTTTTCATTCCCTTTTATTCTCATGATTAGGGATCTTAAGTTAACTAAGTCTTCTTTTGTATCTATTTCATTTGAGATACTCTTTAAAAACTCCTCTTCCTTTCTTGAGCCCGCCTCTAAATAGTAAGCTATTAATAATTCCACATCATCACTTTTTTTATTATCACAACACTCAATAAAGTCTGAGTATTTATCAACCTCGCTGGAAATCACATTCCTTATTTCTCTAAGCCTATTTATTATTTCATTGAGTTCATTTAAAGTTTCCTCTTTCTTATCTGATAAATAAGAATTATGTGCAACATTACCATTGTTAATTAATGAGATCTGTTCTTGCATTAATTGTGCAATTCTTTCTGAATTTTGTTCCAAAATAATAGAATATGTTTCGCAGCTATCTTCACATTTTTTCCTCAAAAATTTCACCGCTATTCTTGAAAGGCCCTAATAGTCACAATACTATTATCAGCTACACCTTTTTCTTTCATTTCATCTGGATTAACAAATACCTTGGTTTCTTCTTGAATAGATTCATCTATTTGCGAATCAAATACTAGTTTCTTTTTGCTTGCAATAACCATCTCAAGCTTTTTCTGAATCCCTAATTCCGAAGCTAATTTCTTGGATAACTTTACATTCCCTTTATCAACGCCTTCATCATAAGATATTCTTAATCTTCTCTCAACTATCTTTTTTCCTTTTTCTTTAAGAGAAGACGCTGGTGGTATTATAGATAAAGCCTTACTTAGATCTGCCTTTTCAGGCCTTACATCTTTACTAACTTTTTTACTATCATTTTCTTCACTCATACCCATCAACCTTTTGTTTCTACTTCTTTCCCTAGTTCTCTTAGGTCAGCGGAATTATAAATGAATTTCTTTAAAACATTTGCTGTTTCTGAAATGCTTACCCTAACCTGTTTCCAAGTATCCCTATCCCTCATAGTTACTGTATTATCTTCTAGTGTTTGATAATCTATCGTAAATGCAACAGGTATACCTATTTCATCGGCCCTTGCATATCTTTTTCCTATACTACCATTATCATCATATAAAACATTAAAGCCTTCTGAGGCAAGATATGAATAGAGTTGCTTAGATTTATTTATTAATTTCTCATCATCTTCTATTAATGGTAAAACTACTGCATCTACAGGAGATAAATATCTAGGAAATGATAATACTATCCTTCCATCAACCTCTCTATACGCATATTCTAGCAACACATAAAGAAGCCTATCTGTACCAAATGATGGTTCAATAACATGAGGAATAAACTTTCTGCCAGCAACTTTTTCCTCTTTTTCAATTATTATCAAGGCTTCCTTAGGAACATCTATGCCATCTATGTTAATTTTTCCTTTTTCATTTATTTCCCTTATAACATAATCAGGATCTAATTCTTCAACCTTCTTCATAAATTCAAAGGCTTTTGACTTAAAATTCTTTCCCGCGTATGCCTTATCTAATAAAACCTTCTTTACCTTCATAACTACAGGTTCTTCATAAGCTTCAAACACCTCTATGTCAGCATTACTATATTTTTTATGTCTTGATAAATCATAGTCTCCCCTATAAGCATATCCTGCTACTTCTATCCAACCCCATCTTGATGTCTTAACCATATGATCAAATGTCTGACTTGAATAATGAGCCCTTTCTTTGGGTCCCTTCTCTAAGAAATACATATTTGTTTCTGGAACTCCTATTTTTAAAAGCAGGAGCTTTCCAATAACCATCCAATATGCCATGCAAGGGTTAATAACAAAGTTCCTTTCTATTGCTTCCTTTACTGTTACAGTTATGAAACCTTTTTTATTTTCTTTGTATGTATAAGGTAATATATTAAGGGTTTCGTTATAATATTTTTCAACATTTGGACACTCATTTTTATTAGGATTAAAGAAATATTCCATTTCCATTATTGTAAAATCCCTTAACCTTATCATACCTTGCCTTGGACTGATCTCATTTCTCCCAACTTTACCTACTTGAGCAATTCCTATAGGTAACTTATTTCTTAAAGATTCATGAATTCTTTTAAATGCAACAAATATTCCTTGAGCAAGCTCAGGCCTAATGTAACCTACGTTACCTTCATAAGGTCCTATTTGTGTTTTAAATAATAAGTTGAATGTTTTAACTTCACCTAATTCCCCATTACAAACTGGACATCTTAATCCTTTTTCCTTTATTATATTATTAAGTTCATTTATACCAATTCCTTCGGCATCCATATTTAATTTCTCTTCTATTAAATGATCAGCTCTAAAAATTCTACCACAACTATTACATCTAACTATCGGATCTGTAAAATTCTCTACATGACCGCTAGCTTCATAAACAATTGATGGGCCTATAATTGGTGTTTCAACCTCAACAACAGTATCTTGATTACCTTTAATAAAGAGTTCCCTCCATAACTCTATTATTTTTCTTTTTAAAACAGTACCATATGGCCCTATATCATAGAATCCTGCCTGACCTCCATAAATTTCATATGATGGCCAGAAGAAACCTCTCCTCTTTGCTATATCTATTATTTTATCATAAATGTTTTCATCTGGCAAAATTCTCAACCCTTCTTTTCTCCTTTATATAGGTCAAAACTTTTATTTATATAGATTTATTTACTGTGAGGTGAGGAAATTGAGTTTGAAAGATATATACTTAACAAAATCATCAAAAAATTATGCTGGATTAGAAAATAATAAGAACTCAAGGTATGAAATAATAGGTGTTCCCTTTGACTCTTCTACATCATACAAACCAGGAACAAGATTTGGTCCTGATGCAATAAGACAGGCTGCATCTGGATTAGAATCAAATAGCTATTTTTCAGATATTTACCTTGAGGATATAGGCATAATTGATGAAGGAGATGTAGGCATTGTAATAGGTGATATAAATGAAACCTTAAACAGGATAACTGGGGTCATAAGTGATGTAATTCAAGAAAACAAAATTCCAATAATGATTGGAGGAGAACATACAATAACCTATGGATCAATGAGAGCATTTAAAAAGCAAGGTATTACTCCTTGTTTGATTGTAATTGATGCACATTATGATTTAAGAGATGAATATCTTGGGTTAAAGAATGGACATGCGTCGGTAATGAGAAGATCTTTAGAATTATTGGGAGGAACGAAAATTAATTATATAGGTGTTAGGGCATACTCTAAAGAAGAAAAAAATTATGCTCTATCTAAAAATAACATAAATACAATTAAACCTTCTGATATTTATAAAGTTGGTTTAATAAATGCAATAAATTCAGTAAAGAAATTCTTAGTTGATTGCAAACACATTTATTTATCTATTGATATGGATGGATTTGATCCCTCTTATGCACCAGGAGTTGGAAATCCTGAGCCTGGAGGAATAACTAATATAGAAGGACTTACTATTATAAACCAAATAGTCGATGAAAGGCTTGTCGGTGCAGATGTTGTTGAAGTATCACCACCTTATGATCAAGGCGGAATAACATCTTCGCTAGCTGCAAAGCTAATAAATGAAATAATTATGAAGAATTATATATCATTAAGCAAGAAAAATTCTTAATTAAATTGCATCAACCCTTCTGGGCTTAACAAGAGTTGGAGGAGCTCTTAATTTAATAAATATTCTATAACCACATCTTGGACATTGCATGCTGCGGTATTGATCAAGTTCCGATTTGCTTATCTTATAACCACAATTTAAGCACATATAATAAACTTCTCTTTCTTTTATACCATATAAAGGTCCTGAGTATTCTTCTTCATTTTCTTCTCTTATTGGTTCTCCGATGCCTTCGTCTTCTGACACCTTGTGCACCTATAAGTTATCTGTAAGATAAGGTTTATATTCCTAGATTAACCTTATAAAAACTAGATACCGTGAGGTGCTTCATAAAACCCATGTCGAAAGAAGTTGATTGTGGAGGTCTTCCGCCGGATATATGCGAGCAACTTGCAACTGAAGAACAGATAATAAAAATAAGGCTTGAAACAAGAAGGTTTGGCAAACAGGTAACAGTTATTGAAGGAATTGATGAAAAACAAGTTAATTACAAAGATTTGGCATCTAAACTTAAGAGCGAATTAGCAGCTGGAGGAACTTATAAAGATGGAAGAATAGAATTACAAGGAGATCATAGAAAAAAAGTAAAAGATATATTAATAAAAATGGGTTTTCAGCCAGATAACATTATGATAATTGAATAAAATTTTATAAAATATCTCCGTTTATTTTAAATATAAATATTGCTGGTTACCCTATCCAGTTTCGAGCAAAAATGAAAGCAGTTGCAATATATGTAGGAGGATCAACAAAAACTTCAACCATAGAAGGTATAAGTATAGCAGGATCTAATAGCCAAGATACACTATATACACCAACCCTTGATTTAGAATATGTAATTAATGGAATCCCTATAACGAAAAAAGAAATCCCAGTTACACCAAATGGATTACCGACACCTGCTGTAATAACCAGGTCCATTTTAAAGAAATTAAATATACAATACTTTGTTGTTGATTCTGGTTTATATTATAAGCTAAAGGTTCCTCATATAAAAATACCAAGTTCTATTCCTGGAGAAAACATCTATTCTTCTAATGCATTCCCCTATGGAACTGCAAAAAATATATTTGAGGAATCAAAACTATTGGGGGAAATAATATCTTCAAAGCAGGACATTGTTTTGATAGGAGAAAGTATTCCAGGAGGAACAACTACAGCTGCTGCAATAATGGAAGCCTTAGGATATAATGCATTGAAATTTATTAGTAGTGCATCACCAAAGAACCCAAGGGATTTAAAGGAAAAAGTTATTAGTAATGCATTAAAAAGAATAGATCCTAATGATAATGTTTTTTCTATTATAGATAAAGTTGGAGATCCAGTCCACATCTCAATGGCTGGAATTGCCGCTGGCTCATTGAAAAATTCATCAAAAATTTTATTAGCAGGAGGTACACAGATGGGGGCAGTTGTTTCAATATTATCTAAACTAAACTATTTAGATAATAGAATAAAAATTGCAACAACAAGTTGGATAGCAAAAGATAAAGAATCAAACATTTTTAAACTTATTGAACAAATTGATAAAAGAATTGAAATTATTGTATCGGATATTAATTTTTCAGATGCAAAGTATGAAGGACTTAAATTATATGAAGAAGGTTACGTGAAAGAAGGTGTTGGTGCAGGGGGAACAATGATATTATCCAAATACCTTGGATTGAGTGTTTACGAAATTAAAAATAGTATTTATGAAGAATATGAGAGGCTGAGATCTCTTGGTTAACATAAAAATAATTGACAACAATTTAATCTTAGAATTTGATAAAGAAATGAATATATTAACAACGGTTCATATAAATGCTATTACAAAGAGCAAACATATTTTAATTAATCACGTCGAAAAAGACTTTAAAACAAATGATATTGAAGGATTTAAAAAAGAAGTTTTAAAAAAACTAGGCCTTAGCTTAAATACACCTGTTTTTTTAACAGCAGTGGATATAAAAAACTATAAAATTAAAGAAAATGAATTTGGTGGGGCTTTAATAACAGCTGGATTCGAAGTCCCTAATTGCATATATCAAAAAGATCTCTTCAATGGAATGTGTGGAGGTACAATAAACATAATATCATGGGTTAACATAAAATTAACCCTTAACGGCTTACTTGATCTTTTTAGAACAATAACTGAAACCAAATGTCTTGCATCTAGTGATTTATTGTTAAGATGCGAATCAAGGGCATCTGGAACATCAAGCGATGGAATAGGAGTTGCTGCAGAAATATCTAATGATGGATTTATGTTTAGTGGGCTTGCAACATATCATGGAAATGCTATAGCTAAGTTAATTTATGAAACACTAGTTTCTTTCAACAATGAACAAACCCTATTAAAAAGATCACTTGGTATATCACTAGAAGAATTAGTTGAACAAGCTATGATAATATATAAAAAAGCGCCAGTACCAAACGTAGACGAAAAAACTGTTTATAATATGATATATAGCGAATTAAATAATGAGCTTAAGGATCCCAACGTATGGTCCTACATAATTGCAGCAAGAGAATTGGATTTAAGGGGGGTAAGCAATACATTTCCATATTTAAATAAAGAAGAGTTTGAAAGAGATTCAAAAAGAATCATAGCTGATGAAGCTCTTGCCTCATCTCTAAGCATTTATTTATCAGGTTTTAAGGGGCTAACTTCAACATATTGGGTTGATACAATCAAAGATAAGGAAAATCTAAAGTTCTCTCATTTACCTATGTTTGAAGATGATATAGTATCTGCATTAATTGGCTCTACCCTCTCAAGAATTTATGATAAATTATTAGGTGCAAAATAAATGGTTTTTGATGCTGATATAGCAATAATCATGGCAGGAGGAAAAGGGAAGAGATTTGGGTCAAGTTTTAAACCTTTTATTGAAATTTGTGGAAAGCCTATGATATTTAATATAATAGATAAAACTAAGAAATTGTTTAAATTCAATATAATAGCAATATCTGAAAATGTAGAAAATTTTTTATATATTTTAAAAAATAAATACAAAGATCTATTGTTAATTTATACAACAGGAATTGATTATTCGATAGACTTAAAAATAGTATTAGATATGATAAAGAAAAGGCCAATTATAGTTTTTCCCTCAGATATACCATTTATTAAAGAGAACACAATTGAAGAGATCATATTATTATCAAGAGGAATGAATGAAGATTTAATAACAATATTAAATAAACAAGGAGAACCTGTAGGCATTTCAATTATTAAGGGGAATGATTTAAATAGATGGACAAATTTAAAGTTAAACGAAGATTTGATTAATATAAACACAAAAGATGATTTAAATAATGCAAAGGTGATATGCAATGATTAAGAGAAATCATGGTGGTACATCAAACAAAAACGTTATTGATTTTAGTTCACCCACAAATCCATATGGACCTCCAGCTATTTCTGATGACATATTAAAAAATTGTATAAAAAATAAGGTCTACAAATATTACCCTTCATATAAAAAATTAAATAAAGCTTTATCTGATTACTGGGGAATTGATGAAGATAATATAATACCAGTTAATGGAAGCGATGAGGCCCTAACTCTAATACCATTAGCCCTAAAGTTGAAAAAATTAATAATTATTGAACCTAATTTTGGAGATTTTGATTTAATGTCAAAAAACTTAAGAATTAGACTAATAAGACCTTTAATAAAACTTGATCTTGAAGAACTATATATAGATATAGATGAAATAGTTAAAATAGCTAATAAAAATAATTCTCCAGTTTTATTTTCAAGGCCTAACAATCCTACAGGTTATTGTATGAAAGAAAAAGATTTAGAATATTTATCATCAAACATAAATAACTTACTTATTGTAGATGAAGCATTTGTTGAAATATCAAGCTGCAACAAAATTAAGCCAAACGAAAACATTATAATCGTGAGAAGCCAAACGAAAACATTTTCAACCCCTGGATTAAGACTTGGAGAAGTTATTTCATTAAATAAAAATATTTTAAATAAAATAGAGTCTTCATTGCAAGCATGGCCTATTGATTCCGTAACAAATTGTTTTTATATAAAATTATTTAAAGAAAAGGAATTCATCAAGGAATATTTAACATTATCAAACAATTTAATATTTAAAGAAAAGGAATTCATCATGAGTAATCTAGATTTAACAAAATTTAAAAGTAATACATCATTTATTCTTATAAGGCATGAAAAAATACCAAATCCATTATTCAAAAAGAAACTGATTAAGAGAGGGATACTTATTAGGGATGCATCGACATTTTTTGGGCTAGATAAATCGTATTCTAGAATTTCAATTAAAACACATGATGAAAATCTGATTTTATTAAATTCAATAAAAGGTGTGTTAAATGAAAAGAGCTATTAAAGGATTTTTAAGTCTTTTATCATTTTTAACAACAATACCAACAAATCAAAATAATATTAAAGAGGCATCTGAATATTTTTATTTATCACCATTAATAGGTCTTATAGAAGGGATAATTATTGGTTTAATCTTCTTTCTTCTCAGATTTAATTTTATAATAAATGGTTCAATATTATTAGCATCTCATTTATTGTTAACTGGAGGACTTAATTTAGATGGTTTTTCAGATTATTCTGATGTAATTGGTTCACGAAAAATTGGAGAAGAAGCGGAAAAAATATTAAAAGATCCTAGAAAAGGAAGCTTTGCAATTATTTTTACATCACTAATAATTATAATAAGGTTTGCATCTTTTTCAAATATCAAAAATATTTTTTCAATAGTATTATCATATGTTACCGGAATAGAATCTGGTTACCTCATTTCATATTTTTCTAATGCCCCCAAATACCAAGGTTTAGGTAGCATGTTTATTGAAAGTTCTAAAAATAAGAAAAAACTTTTGTATAATTTAATAATATACTTAATCATTATAATTATTTTGCTTTTTGTTTCCAAAACAAAATATTATTTAATAAGCATCTTCTCATTATTATTAGTTCCTATTATTGTATTTGATTCAAATAAAAGGCTTGGCTATGCAAATGGAGATGTAATAGGATTTACTATTGAGATTATTGAAACAGCTTCTTTATTAATTTCGGTGATAATATAGAATGATTTATTTGCCCAAATTCTTATATCCAAATCCATTATATATCATTGCATCATTAATATTGGCCTTAATATTAGATATAGTATATCCTTATCACAAAGGAGTTTTCTACAAGATACATCCAGTTCATACATCATATATTTTATCACAAAAACTCTATAAACCATATTCATCGAAACTTAGAGGTTTTTTCATATGGATTATAACTATTGGAACACATTTATTAATTTATTTATTATTATTATATTTATTATATAGGATAAATTTCATACTTTGGATTATAGCCTCTTCATATATAATAAAAACATCATTATCTTTTAAACTTTTATATGATATAGTTAAAAAAGTAAAGGAATCTTTATATAATAACGATATTGAAAAGGCAAGAAATATTGTAAGCGGCTTGGTAAGAAGGGATACAAGCAATTTGGATGAATATCATATTTCATCCGCTTCCATAGAATCTTTATCTGAAAGCTTTGTTGATGGGATTTTATCACCATTATTTTGGTTAATAATTTTTGGTCCTATAGGTTCGCTAATGCAAAGATTAATCAACACTTTAGATGGGTCCTTAGGTTTTAAAGATGAATTACACAAAGATGTTGGATTTGTAAGCGCCTTAGCAGATACAATAATAAACTATATTCCAGCAAGAATATCTGTTATCATATTTGCCCTTTCATCTGTTTTAATAGGAAACGATTTAAGATCTCTTTTTTCATGTTGGAA includes:
- a CDS encoding cobalamin biosynthesis protein: MIYLPKFLYPNPLYIIASLILALILDIVYPYHKGVFYKIHPVHTSYILSQKLYKPYSSKLRGFFIWIITIGTHLLIYLLLLYLLYRINFILWIIASSYIIKTSLSFKLLYDIVKKVKESLYNNDIEKARNIVSGLVRRDTSNLDEYHISSASIESLSESFVDGILSPLFWLIIFGPIGSLMQRLINTLDGSLGFKDELHKDVGFVSALADTIINYIPARISVIIFALSSVLIGNDLRSLFSCWKKYKNKTESKNAGHPMSSFAGALKISLEKINSYRLCDYDLPKKENINNALKLILVSYIITLILTIAIIYLIKL
- a CDS encoding adenosylcobinamide-GDP ribazoletransferase, with amino-acid sequence MKRAIKGFLSLLSFLTTIPTNQNNIKEASEYFYLSPLIGLIEGIIIGLIFFLLRFNFIINGSILLASHLLLTGGLNLDGFSDYSDVIGSRKIGEEAEKILKDPRKGSFAIIFTSLIIIIRFASFSNIKNIFSIVLSYVTGIESGYLISYFSNAPKYQGLGSMFIESSKNKKKLLYNLIIYLIIIIILLFVSKTKYYLISIFSLLLVPIIVFDSNKRLGYANGDVIGFTIEIIETASLLISVII
- a CDS encoding pyridoxal phosphate-dependent aminotransferase; the encoded protein is MIKRNHGGTSNKNVIDFSSPTNPYGPPAISDDILKNCIKNKVYKYYPSYKKLNKALSDYWGIDEDNIIPVNGSDEALTLIPLALKLKKLIIIEPNFGDFDLMSKNLRIRLIRPLIKLDLEELYIDIDEIVKIANKNNSPVLFSRPNNPTGYCMKEKDLEYLSSNINNLLIVDEAFVEISSCNKIKPNENIIIVRSQTKTFSTPGLRLGEVISLNKNILNKIESSLQAWPIDSVTNCFYIKLFKEKEFIKEYLTLSNNLIFKEKEFIMSNLDLTKFKSNTSFILIRHEKIPNPLFKKKLIKRGILIRDASTFFGLDKSYSRISIKTHDENLILLNSIKGVLNEKSY
- a CDS encoding DNA-directed RNA polymerase subunit RPC10 (contains C4-type Zn-finger), giving the protein MSEDEGIGEPIREENEEEYSGPLYGIKEREVYYMCLNCGYKISKSELDQYRSMQCPRCGYRIFIKLRAPPTLVKPRRVDAI
- a CDS encoding GTP--adenosylcobinamide-phosphate guanylyltransferase; translated protein: MVFDADIAIIMAGGKGKRFGSSFKPFIEICGKPMIFNIIDKTKKLFKFNIIAISENVENFLYILKNKYKDLLLIYTTGIDYSIDLKIVLDMIKKRPIIVFPSDIPFIKENTIEEIILLSRGMNEDLITILNKQGEPVGISIIKGNDLNRWTNLKLNEDLININTKDDLNNAKVICND
- a CDS encoding adenosylcobinamide amidohydrolase encodes the protein MVNIKIIDNNLILEFDKEMNILTTVHINAITKSKHILINHVEKDFKTNDIEGFKKEVLKKLGLSLNTPVFLTAVDIKNYKIKENEFGGALITAGFEVPNCIYQKDLFNGMCGGTINIISWVNIKLTLNGLLDLFRTITETKCLASSDLLLRCESRASGTSSDGIGVAAEISNDGFMFSGLATYHGNAIAKLIYETLVSFNNEQTLLKRSLGISLEELVEQAMIIYKKAPVPNVDEKTVYNMIYSELNNELKDPNVWSYIIAARELDLRGVSNTFPYLNKEEFERDSKRIIADEALASSLSIYLSGFKGLTSTYWVDTIKDKENLKFSHLPMFEDDIVSALIGSTLSRIYDKLLGAK
- the speB gene encoding agmatinase, whose amino-acid sequence is MRKLSLKDIYLTKSSKNYAGLENNKNSRYEIIGVPFDSSTSYKPGTRFGPDAIRQAASGLESNSYFSDIYLEDIGIIDEGDVGIVIGDINETLNRITGVISDVIQENKIPIMIGGEHTITYGSMRAFKKQGITPCLIVIDAHYDLRDEYLGLKNGHASVMRRSLELLGGTKINYIGVRAYSKEEKNYALSKNNINTIKPSDIYKVGLINAINSVKKFLVDCKHIYLSIDMDGFDPSYAPGVGNPEPGGITNIEGLTIINQIVDERLVGADVVEVSPPYDQGGITSSLAAKLINEIIMKNYISLSKKNS
- the yciH gene encoding stress response translation initiation inhibitor YciH, giving the protein MSKEVDCGGLPPDICEQLATEEQIIKIRLETRRFGKQVTVIEGIDEKQVNYKDLASKLKSELAAGGTYKDGRIELQGDHRKKVKDILIKMGFQPDNIMIIE
- a CDS encoding DUF2283 domain-containing protein codes for the protein MERVEKVKNLIVEDPENIWMEYDKVGDTLYIGFSKDEEEETIMLENDMIINIKDNRLISLLIPNFKEKTNI
- a CDS encoding DUF3311 domain-containing protein translates to MKEGNKRLSSGEIIIIAILLIIPFLVYLLYPTYNKVEPTLGGLSFFYWYQTLWLALSGILFAIAAYIWDRKR
- the cobT gene encoding nicotinate mononucleotide-dependent phosphoribosyltransferase CobT, which translates into the protein MQFRAKMKAVAIYVGGSTKTSTIEGISIAGSNSQDTLYTPTLDLEYVINGIPITKKEIPVTPNGLPTPAVITRSILKKLNIQYFVVDSGLYYKLKVPHIKIPSSIPGENIYSSNAFPYGTAKNIFEESKLLGEIISSKQDIVLIGESIPGGTTTAAAIMEALGYNALKFISSASPKNPRDLKEKVISNALKRIDPNDNVFSIIDKVGDPVHISMAGIAAGSLKNSSKILLAGGTQMGAVVSILSKLNYLDNRIKIATTSWIAKDKESNIFKLIEQIDKRIEIIVSDINFSDAKYEGLKLYEEGYVKEGVGAGGTMILSKYLGLSVYEIKNSIYEEYERLRSLG
- the glyS gene encoding glycine--tRNA ligase; translated protein: MPDENIYDKIIDIAKRRGFFWPSYEIYGGQAGFYDIGPYGTVLKRKIIELWRELFIKGNQDTVVEVETPIIGPSIVYEASGHVENFTDPIVRCNSCGRIFRADHLIEEKLNMDAEGIGINELNNIIKEKGLRCPVCNGELGEVKTFNLLFKTQIGPYEGNVGYIRPELAQGIFVAFKRIHESLRNKLPIGIAQVGKVGRNEISPRQGMIRLRDFTIMEMEYFFNPNKNECPNVEKYYNETLNILPYTYKENKKGFITVTVKEAIERNFVINPCMAYWMVIGKLLLLKIGVPETNMYFLEKGPKERAHYSSQTFDHMVKTSRWGWIEVAGYAYRGDYDLSRHKKYSNADIEVFEAYEEPVVMKVKKVLLDKAYAGKNFKSKAFEFMKKVEELDPDYVIREINEKGKINIDGIDVPKEALIIIEKEEKVAGRKFIPHVIEPSFGTDRLLYVLLEYAYREVDGRIVLSFPRYLSPVDAVVLPLIEDDEKLINKSKQLYSYLASEGFNVLYDDNGSIGKRYARADEIGIPVAFTIDYQTLEDNTVTMRDRDTWKQVRVSISETANVLKKFIYNSADLRELGKEVETKG